The following proteins are co-located in the Brassica napus cultivar Da-Ae unplaced genomic scaffold, Da-Ae ScsIHWf_1509;HRSCAF=2106, whole genome shotgun sequence genome:
- the LOC125597649 gene encoding cis-3-alkyl-4-alkyloxetan-2-one decarboxylase-like, with protein MPLSLLSPLPLLHSFSPTKSSASRIRATPSRLRLSVVKATSEKGSSRNVPEDDPSFNPFGFVTDNPSSRSAIQLPESPAEDGNVGQMLYRTEDKGREFGSTIKSGKLRWFVRETGSKESRRGTVVFLHGAPTQSFSYRTVMSEMSEFGFHCYAPDWIGFGFSDKPQPGYGFNYTEKEYHEAFDKLLDTLEIKSPFFLVVQGFLVGSYGLTWALKNPSKIEKIAILNTPLTVSSPVPGLFKQLRIPLFGEFTCQNAILAERFIEGGSPYVLKNEKADVYRLPYLSSGGPGFALLETAKKINFGDTLGQIANGFSSGSWDKPTLLAWGIADKYLSQSIAEEFEKQNPQNVKLRLIEGAGHLPQEDWPEKVVAALRSFF; from the exons atgccTTTGTCTCTGCTCTCTCCTCTTCCTCTGCTCCACTCATTCTCTCCTACAAAATCCTCCGCCTCTAGAATCAGAGCCACGCCGTCTAGACTCCGCTTGTCCGTCGTCAAAGCGACGTCGGAGAAGGGGAGCAGCAGGAATGTTCCCGAGGACGATCCATCTTTCAACCCATTTGGCTTCGTCACAGACAATCCGTCTAGCCGGAGCGCAATTCAGTTGCCGGAGTCTCCGGCTGAAGACGGTAACGTCGGTCAGATGCTTTAC AGGACAGAAGATAAGGGAAGAGAGTTTGGTTCCACAATCAAATCAGGGAAGCTTAGATGGTTTGTGAGAGAAACTG GATCAAAGGAGAGTCGTAGAGGAACAGTTGTGTTTCTTCATGGAGCTCCAACTCAGTCTTTTAGTTACCGTACTGTCATGTCTGAG ATGTCAGAATTTGGGTTTCATTGCTACGCACCTGATTGGATAGGATTCGGATTCAGTGACAAACCTCAGCCAGGATATGGTTTTAATTACACAG AGAAAGAGTACCATGAGGCCTTTGATAAACTGCTGGACACGCTGGAGATCAAGTCTCCTTTCTTTCTCGTTGTTCAG GGATTTCTTGTAGGGTCTTATGGTTTGACATGGGCACTGAAGAATCCAAGCAAGATTGAGAAAATCGCCATCCTTAATACTCCGTTGACGGTTTCATCCCCAGTTCCTGGATTGTTTAAGCAGCTGAG GATTCCCCTCTTTGGTGAATTCACGTGCCAAAATGCTATCTTGGCCGAGCGGTTCATTGAAGGAGGTAGCCC ATACGTCTTGAAGAATGAGAAAGCTGATGTGTATCGTCTACCATATTTGTCAAGCGGAGGGCCTGGCTTTG CACTTCTCGAGACTGCTAAAAAGATCAACTTCGGAGACACCTTGGGTCAGATTGCAAATGGGTTTTCATCGGGCAGCTGGGACAAGCCAACGCTTCTGGCTTGGGGAATAGCTGATAAGTACCTCTCTCAGTCTATAGCAGAGGAGTTTGAGAAACAGAACCCTCAAAATGTCAAGCTTCGACTCATTGAAGGTGCTGGCCATTTGCCTCAGGAAGACTG GCCAGAGAAAGTAGTTGCTGCCCTTCGATCATTTTTCTAA
- the LOC125597647 gene encoding protein FAR1-RELATED SEQUENCE 6-like yields MERSDSGDVDVQASSYLQTDETHERDDGGEADHEIDDVGFTQNEQRKSEHQEEEFVEGKEFDAPAVGMEFESYDDGYNYYNCYANEVGFRVRVKNSWFKRRSKEKYGAVLCCSSQGFKRVNDANRVRKETRTGCPAMVRMRQVDSKRWRVLEVTLDHNHSLGYKSVKRTGTKRKCADSSLKLYKARVMDVGNSVIPNSALKKQFQSSSSDVLNLRRGDSSAIYNYFCRMQLTTPNFFYLMDINDEGQLRNVFWADAFSRVSCSFFNDVVFIDNAYISGKFEIPLVTLVGVNHHGQTTLLGCGLLAGETVESYHWLLKAWFGVMKCSPQTIVTDRCKPLEAAVSQVFPRCHHRFSVAHIMRKVPEKLGGLVSYDGVRKAFTKAVYETLKVVDFEAAWGFMVHSFGIVDNEWLRSLYEDRARWAPVYLIDTFFAGLATCRPGESLSPFFERYVHKQTPLKEFLDKYELALHRKRREETLAELESLTLKTKCSFETQLSRVYTREMFKKFQVEVEEMYSCFSTTQVHVDGPLVIFLVKERVQGESNRREVRDFEVLYNRSVGEVRCICSCFYFYGYLCRHALCVLNFNGVEEIPLRYILPRWRKDYKRVHAADNGFVDGTDRAQRFDQLYKGALAVVEEGAVSLDRYKVAMQVLEQSLDRVHSVEEKQD; encoded by the exons ATGGAGAGAAGTGATTCTGGCGATGTAGAT GTACAGGcatcttcttatttacaaacCGATGAGACCCACGAAAGAGATGATGGTGGAGAAGCTGACCATGAGATCGATGATGTTGGGTTCACTCAAAACGAACAAAGAAAGAGTGAACACCAAGAAGAAGAGTTTGTTGAGGGCAAAGAGTTTGATGCTCCAGCAGTTGGTATGGAGTTCGAGTCATACGACGATGGTTACAACTACTACAACTGCTACGCCAACGAAGTTGGGTTTCGTGTAAGAGTGAAGAACTCGTGGTTCAAGCGGCGTAGCAAAGAGAAGTACGGCGCTGTGCTTTGCTGCAGCAGCCAAGGCTTCAAGAGGGTTAACGATGCTAACCGTGTGAGGAAAGAGACGCGAACTGGCTGTCCTGCGATGGTGAGAATGAGGCAGGTTGATTCCAAGAGGTGGAGGGTGCTTGAAGTCACGCTTGACCATAACCATTCGCTCGGTTATAAATCTGTTAAAAGGACTGGGACCAAGAGGAAGTGCGCAGACTCTTCTCTTAAGCTGTACAAGGCTCGTGTGATGGATGTTGGAAACAGTGTGATCCCAAACTCGGCTCTGAAGAAACAGTTTCAGAGCTCTTCTTCTGATGTGCTCAACCTTAGAAGAGGAGATTCATCAGCTATCTACAACTACTTTTGCCGTATGCAGTTGACAACCCCAAACTTCTTTTACCTGATGGATATAAACGATGAAGGGCAGCTAAGGAACGTGTTCTGGGCGGATGCTTTCTCTAGAGTGTCTTGCAGTTTCTtcaacgacgtcgttttcatcGACAACGCTTATATATCAGGAAAATTCGAGATTCCTCTTGTGACATTAGTGGGAGTGAATCACCATGGGCAAACTACTTTACTTGGATGTGGCCTTCTCGCTGGAGAGACGGTAGAGTCTTACCATTGGTTACTCAAAGCATGGTTCGGTGTAATGAAGTGTTCTCCTCAGACTATTGTTACAGACAGATGCAAGCCTTTGGAGGCTGCGGTCTCCCAAGTGTTCCCGAGATGTCATCACAGGTTCAGTGTGGCGCATATAATGAGGAAAGTACCTGAGAAGCTAGGTGGGTTGGTTAGCTACGATGGCGTGAGGAAGGCTTTCACGAAAGCAGTGTATGAAACGTTGAAAGTTGTGGACTTTGAAGCAGCTTGGGGGTTTATGGTTCACAGTTTCGGCATTGTCGACAACGAATGGCTACGTTCCTTGTACGAGGATCGAGCTAGATGGGCTCCTGTTTATCTCATTGACACGTTCTTCGCCGGACTCGCTACTTGTCGTCCTGGAGAGAGTTTGAGTCCCTTTTTCGAGAGGTACGTTCATAAGCAGACACCGTTGAAAGAGTTTCTTGATAAGTACGAGTTAGCTCTTCATAGGAAGCGCAGGGAAGAGACTCTAGCTGAGTTAGAGTCTCTCACCTTGAAAACAAAGTGTTCTTTCGAGACGCAGCTCTCGAGAGTCTACACTAGAGAGATGTTCAAGAAGTTCCAGGTAGAGGTGGAGGAGATGTACTCGTGTTTCAGCACGACGCAGGTCCACGTAGACGGGCCTTTGGTGATCTTCCTTGTGAAAGAACGTGTCCAAGGAGAATCCAACAGAAGAGAAGTCCGAGATTTCGAGGTTCTGTACAATAGGTCAGTGGGTGAAGTACGGTGCATTTGTAGCTGCTTCTACTTCTATGGATACTTGTGCAGACATGCTCTGTGTGTTCTCAACTTCAATGGCGTTGAAGAGATCCCTTTGAGGTATATTCTACCGCGGTGGAGAAAAGACTACAAACGTGTCCACGCGGCTGATAATGGTTTTGTGGATGGCACGGACCGGGCTCAAAGGTTTGATCAGTTGTATAAAGGGGCTCTTGCGGTAGTTGAAGAAGGAGCGGTTTCTTTGGATCGTTATAAAGTGGCGATGCAAGTTCTTGAACAGTCTTTGGATAGAGTTCATAGTGTAGAAGAAAAGCAAGACTAG
- the LOC106445723 gene encoding uncharacterized protein LOC106445723: MKFKAFLTENGVNLLERRFLPAFDKMGKTCYLFLTKDHLFFLHNLLNGDGVQCIAQFRIDVLFDDYRISSQNDDRIAFSLDVSLLYRAVKSSVSICTEFSGGLASNRLQIKLVKKLPLNCTQPMPFLTFETKGYKSAVIQDVPISKPLSRSQVVELQTALDSAQDLPPTLVQVQDPNQLQNFVDRMKHVGDVLNVTISKHGDLQVQTSTTLIRLGSEFQRLSVVGEKSQAPAEDRNLSAQTRSERAIARGDAQSVQVSVKHFLKSLQCHLTKPDSAFYGIAPQGACLTVIFQFLVPGTRQTDKSITLHCRLPVLDTGSN; the protein is encoded by the coding sequence ATGAAGTTCAAGGCGTTTCTCACTGAGAACGGAGTGAATCTCTTAGAGAGAAGGTTCCTTCCCGCGTTTGACAAAATGGGCAAGACCTGTTACCTCTTCCTCACCAAAGACCACTTGTTCTTCCTCCACAACCTTCTCAACGGCGACGGAGTCCAATGCATTGCTCAGTTCCGCATCGACGTCCTCTTCGACGACTACCGTATCTCCAGCCAGAACGACGACCGTATCGCCTTCTCCCTGGACGTTTCTCTTCTCTACCGTGCTGTCAAGAGCAGTGTCAGCATTTGCACTGAGTTCAGCGGCGGGTTGGCTTCCAATAGGCTTCAGATCAAGCTTGTGAAGAAGCTGCCTCTTAACTGTACGCAACCAATGCCCTTCTTGACGTTTGAGACTAAAGGGTATAAATCTGCTGTCATTCAAGATGTTCCCATCTCCAAACCGCTGTCTCGATCTCAAGTTGTGGAGCTTCAGACAGCTCTTGACTCTGCTCAAGACCTGCCTCCCACTCTCGTTCAGGTCCAGGACCCGAATCAGTTACAGAACTTTGTGGACCGTATGAAACATGTGGGCGATGTGCTTAATGTTACGATAAGCAAGCATGGTGATCTTCAGGTGCAGACCTCCACGACATTGATAAGGCTTGGCTCTGAGTTTCAGAGGCTTTCGGTTGTTGGAGAGAAGTCTCAGGCTCCTGCTGAGGATAGGAACTTGAGCGCTCAGACACGGTCAGAGAGAGCGATTGCAAGAGGAGATGCCCAGTCTGTGCAGGTGAGTGTTAAGCACTTCTTAAAGAGCCTTCAGTGTCACTTAACCAAACCAGACTCGGCTTTCTATGGAATTGCTCCTCAAGGTGCTTGCTTGACTGTCATCTTCCAGTTCTTGGTTCCAGGGACTCGCCAAACCGACAAGTCTATCACTTTGCATTGCAGGCTTCCTGTCTTGGATACAGGCTCCAACTAA
- the LOC106445722 gene encoding PTI1-like tyrosine-protein kinase At3g15890 — MQFYCCFCCGKGSNGRKKVKTEPSWRIFTLKELHAATNSFNYDNKLGEGRIGSVYWGQLSSGSQIAVKRLKAWNSGEETDFAVEVEILARIRHKNLLSLRGYCAEGQERLFVYEYMPNLSLVSHLHGLHSSESLLDWTRRMKIAVSCAQAIAYLHHHATPRIVHGDVRASNVLLDSEFEARVTDFGYGKLMPDEDGATKTTKGGNNIGYLSPECIESGRGTYMGDVYSFGVVLLELVTGKRPIERLNQTRGITEWVLPLVYEKKYGDIVDPRLNGKYVEEELKKVVLVALMCAQSEPEKRPTMSEVVEMLMNESKEKMTYLEGTPLFNRNNAGEAIDEISEEKQHQKQEQE; from the exons ATGCAGTTTTACTGTTGCTTCTGTTGTGGAAAAGGATCTAATGG GAGAAAGAAGGTGAAGACTGAACCATCATGGAGGATTTTTACACTGAAGGAACTTCACGCAGCCACGAACAGTTTTAATTATGATAACAAACTCGGCGAAGGTCGAATTGGTAGTGTGTATTGGGGTCAGCTCTCGTCTGGATCTCAG ATTGCAGTCAAGAGACTCAAGGCATGGAATAGCGGAGAAGAGACAGATTTTGCTGTAGAAGTCGAGATTCTCGCACGTATTCGCCACAAGAATCTATTGAGCCTGCGAGGCTACTGTGCGGAAGGACAAGAGCGACTCTTTGTTTATGAGTACATGCCAAATCTGAGCTTGGTTTCACATCTTCATGGTCTGCATTCCTCTGAGTCACTTCTTGACTGGACCAGGCGGATGAAAATCGCTGTATCCTGTGCTCAGGCTATTGC ATACTTACACCATCATGCAACACCTCGGATAGTCCATGGAGATGTTAGAGCAAGCAATGTGCTGCTAGATTCAGAATTTGAAGCTCGTGTTACTGATTTTGGATATGGTAAGCTGATGCCAGATGAAGATGGAGCTACTAAAACCACCAAGGGTGGTAATAACATTGGGTATCTCTCACCAGAATGTATTGAGTCAGGAAGAGGGACATATATGGGAGATGTGTATAGTTTCGGTGTTGTTTTGCTTGAGCTTGTAACTGGCAAGAGACCTATAGAGAGGCTAAACCAAACAAGGGGTATTACCGAATGGGTTTTACCTCTGGTTTATGAGAAGAAGTATGGCGACATTGTGGATCCAAGGCTGAATGGGAAGTATGTGGAAGAGGAGCTGAAAAAGGTAGTTTTGGTTGCGCTTATGTGTGCTCAGAGTGAGCCAGAGAAGAGACCAACAATGTCTGAGGTTGTGGAGATGCTGATGAATGAATCTAAGGAGAAGATGACTTATCTTGAAGGTACTCCACTCTTCAATAGAAACAATGCAGGAGAAGCTATAGATGAAATCTCTGAAGAGAAGCAAcatcaaaaacaagaacaagagtag